In one window of Gossypium arboreum isolate Shixiya-1 chromosome 4, ASM2569848v2, whole genome shotgun sequence DNA:
- the LOC108459612 gene encoding UPF0481 protein At3g47200, producing MESSSPDSSRNSREIGYNFKITRMRSAAAEGEGNRIIHIMEGNEEHLASMHRKISEPPRLLTISAGRPSCCIFRVPESLVEVNGQAYQPRIVSIGPYHHGKPRLRMIEEHKWRYLGFLLKRIKEKGLVLDDLLKVLQPLEAKARDCYSETIQLGSDEFLEIMVLDGCFIVELFRKVGNIVSIEPDDPIISMLWILPFFYRDFLRLENQIPFFILQCLFDLTKMPDEKSGRSLSMLALGFFNNAMLRPDEVIAKFHDLKGQHLLDLVRASFIPSEQDHEPSKVSAPTRLIHPISKLRRAGIKFLPGKSDSFLVMKFRHGVIEMPPITMDDFMSSFLLNCVAFEQCHQSRIKHFTDYATMLDCLVNSYKDVEYLCERNIVENYFGTEGEVARFINNIGKDTAFDINNCYLSKLFRDVHQHYRNSWYVQWASFKHTYFETPWSFISALAALILLLLTIAQTFFTIYAVYKPEK from the coding sequence ATGGAATCATCATCACCAGATTCTTCTCGTAACTCTAGAGAAATTGGATACAACTTTAAAATAACAAGGATGAGAAGTGCAGCAGCAGAAGGAGAAGGCAATCGTATCATACATATTATGGAAGGAAATGAGGAACACTTAGCTTCCATGCACCGGAAAATCTCCGAGCCGCCGCGTTTGCTGACGATCAGTGCCGGAAGGCCCTCATGCTGCATCTTCAGAGTCCCAGAGAGCCTGGTTGAGGTCAACGGCCAGGCCTATCAACCTCGTATTGTCTCGATAGGGCCATATCACCATGGGAAGCCTCGGCTTAGGATGATTGAGGAGCACAAGTGGCGCTATTTGGGCTTCTTGCTCAAAAGGATAAAAGAAAAAGGCTTAGTATTGGATGACCTTTTGAAGGTTTTACAGCCCCTGGAAGCGAAAGCAAGAGATTGTTATTCAGAAACTATTCAACTTGGCAGCGATGAATTTTTGGAGATAATGGTTCTTGATGGTTGCTTCATTGTTGAATTGTTTCGTAAGGTTGGAAACATAGTCTCAATTGAGCCTGACGATCCTATAATCTCCATGTTATGGATCTTACCCTTTTTTTACAGGGATTTCCTTCGATTGGAAAATCAGATTCCCTTCTTTATTCTTCAATGTCTATTCGATTTAACAAAGATGCCTGACGAGAAATCTGGCCGGTCCCTATCCATGCTTGCTTTGGGATTCTTCAACAATGCAATGTTAAGGCCAGACGAAGTTATTGCAAAGTTTCACGATCTGAAAGGCCAGCATTTGCTCGATTTGGTCCGTGCAAGCTTCATTCCTTCTGAACAAGATCACGAACCGTCCAAGGTTTCTGCCCCGACACGGTTAATCCATCCAATTTCCAAGCTCCGCCGCGCAGGAATCAAGTTCCTCCCCGGGAAATCCGATAGCTTCTTGGTAATGAAATTCCGGCACGGCGTGATCGAAATGCCTCCAATAACCATGGACGATTTCATGAGCTCTTTTTTGCTCAACTGTGTGGCGTTCGAGCAATGCCATCAGAGCCGCATCAAGCACTTCACGGATTACGCTACGATGCTGGACTGCCTGGTGAACAGCTACAAGGATGTCGAATACCTATGCGAGCGCAACATCGTGGAAAACTATTTCGGAACGGAAGGCGAAGTCGCACGGTTCATCAACAATATAGGTAAAGATACTGCATTTGATATTAACAACTGTTACTTATCTAAGCTCTTTAGAGATGTTCATCAGCATTACAGGAATAGTTGGTATGTTCAGTGGGCGAGCTTCAAACATACTTACTTTGAAACACCATGGTCGTTTATATCGGCATTGGCTGCCTTGATCCTCCTTTTACTTACCATCGCACAGACCTTCTTCACAATTTACGCTGTTTATAAACCTGAAAAATAA